In Patulibacter sp. SYSU D01012, a single window of DNA contains:
- a CDS encoding phosphoribosylanthranilate isomerase, whose amino-acid sequence MQEQPPPETAGATGAPPQERPRPVRVPAAAAGPTPKGPTPARVKVCGVTRLEDAELAADAGAWAIGMIFFRGSKRRCRIGQAQAIGASLKRRTELAGVFVNQTLDEIDEIAQACNLTLVQLHGDEGPSFCAEVARRTGAKVIKAARVRTGADVRALQVFHTDFHLLDTYVEGEAGGTGRTFDWSLAKVSRAVPGERPPRLILSGGLTPDNVADAMRAVHPYAVDVASGTESEPGRKDPQLVRAFIRAATAGRNADDPTPTTTTESR is encoded by the coding sequence GTGCAGGAGCAGCCGCCCCCCGAGACCGCCGGCGCCACGGGCGCCCCGCCGCAGGAGCGGCCGCGCCCCGTGCGGGTGCCCGCCGCCGCGGCCGGGCCGACGCCGAAGGGCCCGACGCCCGCGCGGGTCAAGGTGTGCGGCGTCACGCGCCTGGAGGACGCCGAGCTGGCCGCCGACGCCGGCGCGTGGGCGATCGGGATGATCTTCTTCCGCGGATCGAAGCGGCGCTGCCGCATCGGGCAGGCGCAGGCGATCGGCGCCAGCCTGAAGCGCCGGACCGAGCTGGCGGGCGTCTTCGTCAACCAGACGCTCGACGAGATCGACGAGATCGCGCAGGCGTGCAACCTGACGCTCGTGCAGCTGCACGGCGACGAGGGCCCGTCCTTCTGCGCCGAGGTCGCGCGCCGCACGGGGGCGAAGGTCATCAAGGCCGCCCGGGTGCGCACCGGCGCCGACGTCCGCGCGCTGCAGGTGTTCCACACCGACTTCCACCTGCTCGACACGTACGTCGAGGGCGAGGCCGGCGGCACGGGCCGCACCTTCGACTGGAGCCTGGCGAAGGTCTCCCGCGCGGTGCCCGGCGAGCGCCCCCCGCGCCTGATCCTCTCGGGCGGCCTGACGCCGGACAACGTCGCCGACGCCATGCGCGCCGTCCACCCGTACGCGGTGGACGTCGCGAGCGGCACCGAGTCCGAGCCGGGCCGCAAGGACCCGCAGCTCGTCCGCGCGTTCATCCGCGCGGCCACCGCCGGCCGCAACGCCGACGACCCCACCCCGACCACCACGACGGAGTCCCGATGA
- the trpB gene encoding tryptophan synthase subunit beta translates to MTPGTPFTEIGSERRFGPYGGRYVPETLLPALDELERTWATLREDAGFQAELGTLLRDFVGRPSPLYLARRISERVGREVYLKREDLNHTGAHKINNAIGQCLIAKHMGKPRVIAETGAGQHGVATATAAALLDLECVIYMGVEDMRRQMPNVQRMRLLGTTVQPVESGARTLKEAVSQAFRDWVATVEDTHYVMGTAAGAAPFPSIVRDLQRIIGDEARAQILDAAGRLPDRVVACVGGGSNAIGIFTAFLDDPDVALLGVEPGGHGIETGAHGAVLAGGLEAGVLHGAMTPVMQDDRGQILEAHSISAGLDYPAVGPQHAWLRDTGRATYVPVGDADALRAFRTVSRLEGIIPALESSHALHHVLHVPAPDVEIEIVCLSGRGDKDMEHALAGLRELEGDDALAHTVAEPLGHDPVADQDGDGPQDGAEIR, encoded by the coding sequence ATGACGCCCGGCACGCCCTTCACCGAGATCGGCAGCGAGCGGCGCTTCGGCCCCTACGGGGGCCGCTACGTGCCCGAGACGCTGCTGCCCGCCCTCGACGAGCTCGAGCGCACGTGGGCGACGCTGCGCGAGGACGCCGGCTTCCAGGCCGAGCTGGGCACCCTGCTGCGCGACTTCGTCGGCCGGCCGTCGCCCCTGTACCTGGCTCGCCGCATCAGCGAGCGCGTGGGCCGCGAGGTGTACCTCAAGCGCGAGGACCTCAACCACACCGGCGCCCACAAGATCAACAACGCGATCGGCCAGTGCCTGATCGCGAAGCACATGGGCAAGCCGCGCGTGATCGCCGAGACCGGCGCGGGCCAGCACGGCGTGGCGACGGCCACCGCCGCGGCGCTGCTCGACCTGGAGTGCGTCATCTACATGGGCGTCGAGGACATGCGCCGCCAGATGCCGAACGTGCAGCGGATGCGGCTGCTCGGCACGACGGTGCAGCCCGTCGAGTCCGGCGCCCGCACGCTGAAGGAGGCCGTGTCGCAGGCGTTCCGCGACTGGGTCGCCACCGTCGAGGACACGCACTACGTCATGGGCACCGCCGCCGGCGCGGCGCCGTTCCCGTCGATCGTGCGGGACCTGCAGCGGATCATCGGCGACGAGGCGCGGGCGCAGATCCTCGACGCCGCCGGCCGGCTGCCGGACCGCGTCGTCGCCTGCGTCGGCGGCGGCTCGAACGCCATCGGTATCTTCACCGCCTTCCTCGACGACCCCGACGTGGCGCTGCTGGGCGTCGAGCCCGGCGGCCACGGCATCGAGACGGGCGCGCACGGCGCGGTCCTGGCCGGCGGCCTCGAGGCCGGCGTGCTGCACGGCGCGATGACGCCCGTGATGCAGGACGACCGCGGGCAGATCCTCGAGGCGCACTCGATCTCGGCCGGCCTGGACTACCCGGCCGTCGGGCCGCAGCACGCGTGGCTGCGCGACACGGGCCGGGCGACGTACGTGCCGGTGGGGGACGCCGACGCGCTGCGCGCCTTCCGCACCGTCTCGCGCCTGGAGGGCATCATCCCCGCCCTCGAGTCCAGCCACGCGCTGCACCACGTCCTCCACGTGCCGGCGCCGGACGTCGAGATCGAGATCGTGTGCCTGTCCGGCCGCGGCGACAAGGACATGGAGCACGCGCTCGCCGGCCTGCGCGAGCTCGAGGGCGACGACGCCCTGGCGCACACGGTCGCCGAGCCGCTGGGGCACGACCCCGTGGCCGACCAGGACGGGGACGGCCCCCAGGACGGAGCGGAGATCCGATGA
- the trpA gene encoding tryptophan synthase subunit alpha: MSTEPTAPVLRGGAGEERIRRAFAEAPGDAALVAYAMGGFPDLETSRQVLRAYVEGGADVVELGIPYSDPLADGPIIHAAGTTALEAGVTVDDVLALGRELSDDVPVVLMTYANLVLRPGADVFARRLADAGFSGLIVPDLPVGEEATDVVSACDAAGVAFIPLVAPTTGEERVAEVRAAARGFLYAVSVVGTTGERSGSPADRFGEIVARAKGDGGTDVPVAIGFGIGDAEGARAAAAAGADGAIVGTRLVRAAGEERPVEAVRAVLADLASGLGR, encoded by the coding sequence ATGAGCACCGAGCCCACGGCCCCGGTCCTGCGCGGCGGCGCGGGCGAGGAGCGCATCCGGCGCGCCTTCGCCGAGGCGCCCGGCGACGCGGCGCTCGTCGCCTACGCGATGGGCGGCTTCCCCGACCTGGAGACCTCGCGGCAGGTCCTGCGCGCGTACGTCGAGGGCGGCGCCGACGTCGTCGAGCTGGGCATCCCGTACAGCGACCCGCTCGCGGACGGCCCGATCATCCACGCCGCCGGCACGACGGCGCTCGAGGCCGGCGTCACCGTGGACGACGTGCTGGCGCTCGGCCGCGAGCTGTCGGACGACGTGCCCGTCGTCCTCATGACGTACGCGAACCTCGTCCTGCGGCCCGGCGCCGACGTCTTCGCGCGGCGGCTGGCCGACGCGGGGTTCAGCGGCCTGATCGTCCCCGACCTGCCGGTCGGCGAGGAGGCCACCGACGTCGTCTCCGCGTGCGACGCCGCGGGCGTCGCGTTCATCCCGCTCGTCGCGCCGACGACCGGCGAGGAGCGGGTGGCCGAGGTACGCGCCGCCGCCCGCGGGTTCCTGTACGCCGTGTCCGTCGTCGGCACCACGGGCGAGCGCAGCGGCTCGCCGGCCGACCGCTTCGGCGAGATCGTCGCCCGGGCGAAGGGCGACGGCGGGACCGACGTGCCCGTGGCGATCGGCTTCGGCATCGGCGACGCCGAGGGCGCCCGGGCCGCCGCCGCGGCGGGGGCGGACGGGGCCATCGTGGGCACCCGGCTCGTGCGCGCCGCGGGGGAGGAGCGCCCGGTCGAGGCCGTCCGCGCGGTGCTCGCCGACCTGGCGTCGGGCCTCGGCCGCTGA
- a CDS encoding TIGR01777 family oxidoreductase, with amino-acid sequence MHVTVTGATGTVGTRLVGRLLARGDRVTVLSRDADRARAALGGAVEAFAWDPASGPPPAAALEGRDAVVNLAGEPVFQRWTAAAKPRIEASRWTTTRHLVDGLAAAADGPRTLVSGSASGIYGDRGDVVVREDAPAADDFLGRLARVWEQEARRAEEHGVRVALVRTGMVLDADGGALPVIARPVRLFAGAWLGSGRQWVPWIHVDDHVGILLAALDADGFSGPVNASAPEPATNKALTKAIGRTLRRPVLAGAPAPLLRAILGEQAALVLDSCRMVPDRAGELGYAFAHPTLDGALRDLLGR; translated from the coding sequence ATGCACGTCACCGTCACCGGGGCGACCGGCACCGTCGGCACGCGACTCGTCGGTCGGCTGCTGGCCCGCGGCGACCGCGTGACGGTGCTCTCGCGCGACGCCGACCGCGCCCGCGCCGCGCTCGGCGGCGCCGTCGAGGCGTTCGCGTGGGACCCCGCGTCCGGCCCGCCGCCCGCCGCGGCGCTCGAGGGCCGCGACGCCGTCGTCAACCTGGCCGGCGAGCCCGTCTTCCAGCGCTGGACCGCGGCCGCGAAGCCGCGGATCGAGGCGTCGCGGTGGACGACCACCCGGCACCTGGTCGACGGCCTGGCCGCCGCGGCGGACGGCCCGAGGACGCTCGTGAGCGGCTCGGCGTCGGGGATCTACGGGGACCGGGGCGACGTCGTCGTGCGCGAGGACGCGCCGGCCGCCGACGACTTCCTCGGCCGCCTGGCCCGGGTCTGGGAGCAGGAGGCGCGGCGCGCGGAGGAGCACGGGGTCCGGGTCGCGCTCGTCCGCACGGGCATGGTGCTCGACGCCGACGGCGGCGCGCTGCCCGTGATCGCGCGGCCCGTCCGGCTGTTCGCCGGCGCGTGGCTGGGCAGCGGGCGCCAGTGGGTGCCGTGGATCCACGTGGACGACCACGTCGGCATCCTGCTCGCCGCGCTCGACGCCGACGGCTTCTCGGGCCCCGTGAACGCGTCGGCGCCCGAGCCCGCGACGAACAAGGCCCTGACGAAGGCGATCGGCCGGACCCTCCGGCGGCCGGTGCTGGCCGGCGCCCCGGCCCCGCTGCTGCGGGCGATCCTGGGCGAGCAGGCCGCCCTCGTCCTCGACTCCTGCCGCATGGTGCCGGACCGCGCCGGCGAGCTCGGCTACGCGTTCGCGCACCCCACGCTGGACGGCGCGTTGCGCGACCTGCTCGGGCGCTGA
- a CDS encoding NAD-dependent malic enzyme yields MSGTPSAQYSIVLRVEIDHRPGALGAVASAIGAAGGVIGDVALVSVTGDTLVRDITVSASGQGAWDAITTAIAEQAGARVVQLVDRTFQVHEGGKLETTAKHPLKTRDDLAMAYTPGVARVCDAIAADPALSHDLTIRKNTVAVVTDGTAVLGLGDIGPEASLPVMEGKAVLFKEFAGVDAFPLALSTKDPDEIVAICKAVAPTFGGINLEDISAPRCFEIEDRLKAELDIPVFHDDQHGTAIVTLAALINACRITGKRLEDLSVLVTGLGAAGVAVTKILLSAGVTDIIGADSKGLVSTSRPDYVDGSMNSVKRWYAEMSNPEGLTGPPGDHLGGRDLFVGLSGARLFPAERLAAMNDDAMVFAMANPNPEVAPEEAAPYARIIATGRSDYPNQINNVLAFPGIFRGALDARATRITEGMKIAAAHAIAGLVADEDLREDHIIPSVFDREVAPAVAAAVAEEAVAEAAAPA; encoded by the coding sequence GTGAGCGGCACACCCTCAGCGCAGTACTCCATCGTCCTCCGCGTCGAGATCGACCACCGGCCCGGCGCCCTCGGCGCCGTCGCGTCGGCGATCGGCGCGGCGGGGGGCGTGATCGGGGACGTGGCGCTCGTATCGGTCACGGGCGACACGCTCGTCCGCGACATCACGGTGTCGGCGAGCGGGCAGGGCGCGTGGGACGCGATCACGACGGCGATCGCCGAGCAGGCCGGCGCGCGCGTCGTGCAGCTCGTCGACCGCACGTTCCAGGTGCACGAGGGCGGCAAGCTCGAGACGACCGCCAAGCACCCGCTGAAGACGCGCGACGACCTCGCCATGGCCTACACGCCGGGCGTCGCGCGGGTCTGCGACGCGATCGCCGCCGACCCGGCGCTGTCGCACGACCTGACGATCCGCAAGAACACGGTCGCCGTCGTCACCGACGGCACCGCGGTGCTGGGCCTGGGCGACATCGGCCCCGAGGCGTCGCTGCCCGTCATGGAGGGCAAGGCCGTCCTCTTCAAGGAGTTCGCGGGCGTGGACGCGTTCCCCCTCGCCCTGTCGACGAAGGACCCGGACGAGATCGTCGCGATCTGCAAGGCCGTGGCGCCGACGTTCGGCGGCATCAACCTGGAGGACATCTCGGCCCCGCGGTGCTTCGAGATCGAGGACCGCCTGAAGGCCGAGCTCGACATCCCGGTCTTCCACGACGACCAGCACGGGACCGCGATCGTCACGCTGGCGGCGCTCATCAACGCCTGCCGGATCACCGGCAAGCGGCTGGAGGACCTGTCCGTCCTGGTGACCGGCCTGGGCGCCGCGGGCGTGGCGGTGACGAAGATCCTGCTGTCGGCGGGCGTCACCGACATCATCGGCGCCGACTCGAAGGGCCTCGTGTCCACGAGCCGCCCCGACTACGTCGACGGGTCGATGAACTCCGTCAAGCGCTGGTACGCCGAGATGAGCAACCCCGAGGGCCTGACCGGCCCTCCGGGCGACCACCTGGGCGGCCGGGACCTGTTCGTGGGCCTGTCGGGCGCGCGCCTCTTCCCCGCGGAGCGGCTGGCGGCCATGAACGACGACGCGATGGTCTTCGCGATGGCGAACCCCAACCCCGAGGTGGCCCCCGAGGAGGCCGCCCCCTACGCGCGCATCATCGCCACGGGCCGCTCGGACTACCCCAACCAGATCAACAACGTCCTCGCGTTCCCGGGGATCTTCCGCGGCGCCCTCGACGCGCGCGCCACCCGGATCACCGAGGGAATGAAGATCGCCGCGGCCCACGCCATCGCCGGCCTCGTGGCCGACGAGGACCTGCGCGAGGACCACATCATCCCGTCCGTCTTCGACCGCGAGGTGGCGCCCGCCGTCGCGGCCGCGGTGGCCGAGGAGGCGGTCGCGGAGGCCGCGGCGCCCGCGTAG
- the polA gene encoding DNA polymerase I has product MTKNAAPDLLLIDGNSLAYRAFFALPESIATSTGEPTNALFGFASMLVKLYQDLGPVPTAVAWDAGMSGRNEVYPEYKAQRSKKPDLLRQQWPFLTDITTGFGYANVSLPGWEADDVIGTLATKARERKLRTVIVTGDRDQFQLIDPDDWVGVMATARGITETKVYDYAAVQERYGLPPEMIPDFYGLKGDTSDNIPGVPGIGDKTAAQLLQQFGDLETVLASVDQVSGAKRKQNLIDHAENARISRDLARIHTDLQIDLDLDALLAEKADAQALREVFHRFELRDPWRRLEPLLEEDGRPSGPEGEAVEAPERRVALDALAAALAEHDGAAPARVAVAVVEPTAAAQEESGQLFDPDAAEAAGEGADAEAAPDAPGAPLRFAVARLDDAGRPAELLLGGCATPGEVLAVLADRPLVCHDGKALAAGAGSGDRDVPPRLDHDTLLGAYVLEPQRRGYPLDELADEIGVTVTTDDPAGAAAVRVAMLAIHQRRLLDETGLMRLLREVELPLVDVLREMEREGVRLSVPRLNEVGDEVRAEIADLQARIHALAGREFTIGSPKQLGEVLFEELGLTKKRKGKTGFSTDARVLQQIRDEHEIVPLIERWRELSTLTKTYLDVLPKLAEADPRSRIHTTFQQTVAQTGRLSSTDPNLQNVPVRTSLGRRIRGCFEAEGENVLLSCDYSQVELRILAHYAEEETLRDAFREDRDVHTATATTVFGVTEDELDPGLRSKAKMVNYGIAYGLTDFGLAERLNIPRDEAREVIDAYFAQFTGVKRFIDATIEQAKEAGEVRTMFGRRRLIPELRARNPQMRSLGERLAVNTIIQGTAADIMKLAMIGVRRALDERGVRSRMVLTIHDELLVEGPADEMEGPDGVRALVEREMVAPWKHDPPLKVEGGVGRTWLEAK; this is encoded by the coding sequence GTGACGAAGAACGCGGCCCCGGACCTGCTCCTGATCGACGGCAACTCGCTCGCGTACCGCGCCTTCTTCGCGCTCCCCGAGTCCATCGCCACGTCGACGGGCGAGCCCACGAACGCGCTCTTCGGCTTCGCGTCGATGCTCGTCAAGCTGTACCAGGACCTGGGGCCCGTCCCGACCGCCGTGGCGTGGGACGCCGGCATGTCGGGCCGCAACGAGGTCTACCCCGAGTACAAGGCCCAGCGGTCGAAGAAGCCCGACCTGCTGCGCCAGCAGTGGCCGTTCCTGACCGACATCACGACCGGCTTCGGCTACGCCAACGTCTCGCTGCCGGGCTGGGAGGCCGACGACGTCATCGGCACCCTGGCGACGAAGGCGCGCGAGCGGAAGCTGCGCACCGTGATCGTCACGGGCGACCGCGACCAGTTCCAGCTCATCGACCCGGACGACTGGGTCGGCGTGATGGCGACGGCGCGCGGGATCACCGAGACGAAGGTCTACGACTACGCCGCCGTGCAGGAGCGCTACGGCCTGCCGCCCGAGATGATCCCCGACTTCTACGGCCTGAAGGGCGACACGTCGGACAACATCCCCGGCGTTCCCGGCATCGGCGACAAGACGGCCGCGCAGCTGCTGCAGCAGTTCGGCGACCTGGAGACGGTGCTCGCGTCCGTCGACCAGGTCTCGGGCGCCAAGCGCAAGCAGAACCTGATCGACCACGCCGAGAACGCCCGGATCTCGCGCGACCTGGCGCGCATCCACACCGACCTCCAGATCGACCTGGACCTGGACGCGCTGCTGGCCGAGAAGGCCGACGCGCAGGCGCTGCGCGAGGTCTTCCACCGCTTCGAGCTGCGCGACCCGTGGCGCCGGCTCGAGCCGCTGCTGGAGGAGGACGGCCGCCCCTCGGGCCCCGAGGGCGAGGCCGTCGAGGCGCCCGAGCGGCGGGTCGCGCTGGACGCGCTCGCGGCCGCGCTGGCCGAGCACGACGGCGCCGCGCCCGCGCGGGTCGCCGTCGCGGTCGTCGAGCCGACCGCCGCCGCGCAGGAGGAGTCGGGGCAGCTCTTCGACCCCGACGCCGCCGAGGCCGCGGGGGAGGGCGCCGACGCGGAGGCCGCCCCCGACGCGCCGGGCGCGCCGCTGCGGTTCGCCGTCGCGCGGCTGGACGACGCCGGCCGGCCGGCCGAGCTGCTGCTCGGCGGCTGCGCGACCCCGGGCGAGGTGCTCGCCGTGCTCGCCGACCGGCCGCTCGTCTGCCACGACGGCAAGGCGCTCGCCGCCGGTGCCGGGTCGGGCGACCGCGACGTGCCGCCGCGGCTCGACCACGACACCCTGCTCGGCGCGTACGTCCTGGAGCCGCAGCGTCGCGGCTACCCGCTCGACGAGCTCGCCGACGAGATCGGCGTGACGGTCACGACGGACGACCCCGCCGGCGCGGCGGCGGTGCGCGTGGCGATGCTCGCGATCCACCAGCGGCGGCTGCTCGACGAGACCGGCCTGATGCGGCTGCTGCGCGAGGTCGAGCTGCCGCTCGTCGACGTGCTGCGCGAGATGGAGCGCGAGGGCGTGCGCCTGTCCGTCCCACGCCTGAACGAGGTCGGCGACGAGGTGCGCGCCGAGATCGCCGACCTGCAGGCCCGGATCCACGCGCTGGCCGGCCGCGAGTTCACGATCGGCTCGCCGAAGCAGCTGGGCGAGGTGCTCTTCGAGGAGCTCGGGCTGACGAAGAAGCGCAAGGGCAAGACGGGCTTCTCGACCGACGCGCGCGTGCTGCAGCAGATCCGCGACGAGCACGAGATCGTCCCGCTCATCGAGCGCTGGCGCGAGCTCTCGACGCTGACGAAGACGTACCTCGACGTGCTGCCGAAGCTCGCCGAGGCGGACCCGCGCAGCCGCATCCACACGACGTTCCAGCAGACCGTCGCCCAGACCGGGCGCCTGTCGTCGACCGACCCGAACCTGCAGAACGTCCCCGTCCGCACCTCGCTCGGTCGGCGGATCCGCGGCTGCTTCGAGGCCGAGGGCGAGAACGTGCTGCTCTCTTGCGACTACTCGCAGGTCGAGCTGCGGATCCTCGCGCACTACGCGGAGGAGGAGACGCTGCGCGACGCGTTCCGCGAGGACCGCGACGTCCACACCGCCACCGCCACCACGGTCTTCGGGGTGACGGAGGACGAGCTCGATCCGGGGCTGCGGTCGAAGGCGAAGATGGTCAACTACGGCATCGCCTACGGCCTGACCGACTTCGGCCTGGCCGAGCGCCTGAACATCCCGCGCGACGAGGCCCGCGAGGTCATCGACGCGTACTTCGCCCAGTTCACCGGCGTCAAGCGCTTCATCGACGCGACGATCGAGCAGGCGAAGGAGGCCGGCGAGGTCCGCACCATGTTCGGCCGGCGGCGCCTGATCCCCGAGCTGCGCGCCCGCAACCCGCAGATGCGCTCCCTCGGCGAGCGCCTGGCGGTCAACACCATCATCCAGGGCACCGCGGCGGACATCATGAAGCTCGCGATGATCGGCGTCCGCCGCGCCCTCGACGAGCGCGGCGTCCGCTCGCGCATGGTCCTGACGATCCACGACGAGCTCCTCGTCGAGGGCCCGGCCGACGAGATGGAGGGCCCCGACGGCGTGCGCGCCCTCGTCGAGCGCGAGATGGTCGCGCCGTGGAAGCACGACCCGCCGCTGAAGGTCGAGGGCGGCGTCGGGCGGACCTGGCTCGAGGCGAAGTAG
- a CDS encoding glycosyl hydrolase — MRRREFVQRTSAAAVGAGALAAMPAGAAASRGRGRGPGRDTAPTAWPTATTQAKPWTRWWWLGSAVDDAGIAANLQAYRDAGIGGVEIQPIYGVKGNEAKNRAYLSPEWVAALDSTTRTASRLGMGVDMTTGSGWPFGGPWVADEDGAAKVLIERWTVAEGQRLSVPVRASNPPKNKPVPPLDRLVARAADGSTVDLTEKVGADGTLDAVAPAGGWELTAVFVGRVRMAVKRAAPGSEGVVIDYVSERALPNYLRRFDEALGGGSHGLRAMFHDSYEVGAANWTDTMVADFAQLRGYDVVPYLPEVAGQGDEETRARVRSDVRETFADLLLSRFTERWSAWNEQHGWRTRNQAHGSPANLLDLYARVDIPETESFGPSAFPIPGLREDPNYSTEDFGRPDPLVMRFASSAAHVEGKPLASSESCTWLAEHFHVSLSQMKPELDQLFAAGINHVFFHGTTYSPPEEAFPGLNFYASTEVTPQNTLWRDLPELTAYVTRSQSILQDGTHDNDVLLYFPQHDLWHTAADPLVPQFTVHGAEQWLHQHPTGFGAVATTIQDRGWQFDYVSDRMLDGIEAARGGLRATGGTYATLVVPGAKLMPLETLERLVALAKAGATVIFHRALPEDVPGLADLEGRRAKLAALLGEIRRAGRRTAVGTEHRLGWGRFLVADDVDRALATTGARREPAADLGLRVLRRSHDEGKHLFVANLGKEAVDGWVPVADAAASAVVLDPHDGARGIASLRRGRTTAVRLRLEPGESVFLRTFARRRVHGRRWAVAQDAGRAIALDGPWELRFLGRDGRVSAPRRLDALRSWTELGPDAEGFSGTARYTLRFALPRGARADEWALDLGDVRESARVRLNGRELETAWSLPFAVPAGDALRKGPNVLEIEVTNLAANEVRAMSQRGEVDWTRYYIVNITYETFDPKVWPPEASGLLGPVRLVPQRVPGGPFA, encoded by the coding sequence ATGCGACGCAGGGAGTTCGTCCAGAGGACGTCGGCGGCCGCGGTGGGCGCGGGCGCCCTCGCGGCCATGCCGGCCGGCGCCGCGGCCAGCCGCGGCCGCGGCCGTGGACCCGGCCGCGACACCGCCCCGACGGCCTGGCCGACGGCCACGACGCAGGCGAAGCCGTGGACCCGCTGGTGGTGGCTCGGCAGCGCGGTCGACGACGCCGGGATCGCCGCCAACCTGCAGGCGTACCGCGACGCGGGCATCGGCGGCGTCGAGATCCAGCCGATCTACGGGGTCAAGGGCAACGAGGCGAAGAACCGCGCGTACCTCTCCCCGGAGTGGGTCGCCGCGCTCGACAGCACCACGCGCACCGCGTCGCGCCTGGGCATGGGCGTCGACATGACGACGGGTTCGGGCTGGCCGTTCGGCGGCCCGTGGGTGGCCGACGAGGACGGCGCCGCGAAGGTGCTGATCGAGCGCTGGACCGTGGCCGAGGGGCAGCGCCTGTCCGTGCCGGTGCGCGCCAGCAACCCGCCCAAGAACAAGCCGGTCCCGCCGCTCGACCGCCTCGTCGCCCGTGCCGCCGACGGCAGCACCGTCGACCTGACCGAGAAGGTCGGCGCCGACGGCACCCTCGACGCCGTCGCCCCGGCCGGCGGCTGGGAGCTGACCGCGGTCTTCGTCGGCCGCGTCCGCATGGCGGTCAAGCGCGCGGCGCCCGGCAGCGAGGGCGTCGTGATCGACTACGTGTCCGAGCGGGCGCTCCCGAACTACCTGCGGCGCTTCGACGAGGCGCTCGGCGGCGGCTCGCACGGCCTGCGCGCGATGTTCCACGACTCCTACGAGGTCGGCGCCGCCAACTGGACCGACACGATGGTCGCCGACTTCGCGCAGCTGCGCGGCTACGACGTCGTGCCGTACCTGCCCGAGGTCGCCGGCCAGGGCGACGAGGAGACCCGGGCGCGGGTCCGCTCCGACGTGCGCGAGACGTTCGCCGACCTGCTGCTGAGCCGCTTCACCGAGCGCTGGTCCGCGTGGAACGAGCAGCACGGCTGGCGCACGCGCAACCAGGCGCACGGCTCGCCGGCCAACCTGCTCGACCTGTACGCCCGCGTCGACATCCCGGAGACGGAGAGCTTCGGCCCCAGCGCCTTCCCGATCCCGGGCCTGCGCGAGGACCCGAACTACTCCACCGAGGACTTCGGCCGTCCCGACCCGCTCGTCATGCGCTTCGCCTCGTCGGCGGCGCACGTCGAGGGCAAGCCGCTCGCCTCGTCCGAGAGCTGCACGTGGCTGGCGGAGCACTTCCACGTCTCGCTCTCGCAGATGAAGCCCGAGCTCGACCAGCTCTTCGCGGCCGGCATCAACCACGTCTTCTTCCACGGCACGACGTACTCGCCGCCGGAGGAGGCCTTCCCCGGCCTGAACTTCTACGCGTCGACCGAGGTCACCCCGCAGAACACGCTGTGGCGCGACCTGCCCGAGCTCACCGCGTACGTCACGCGCAGCCAGTCGATCCTGCAGGACGGGACGCACGACAACGACGTCCTCCTCTACTTCCCGCAGCACGACCTGTGGCACACGGCGGCCGACCCGCTCGTCCCGCAGTTCACCGTCCACGGCGCCGAGCAGTGGCTGCACCAGCACCCGACCGGGTTCGGCGCCGTCGCGACGACGATCCAGGACCGCGGCTGGCAGTTCGACTACGTCTCCGACCGCATGCTCGACGGCATCGAGGCGGCGCGCGGCGGCCTGCGGGCGACGGGCGGCACGTACGCCACGCTCGTCGTCCCGGGCGCCAAGCTCATGCCGCTGGAGACGCTCGAGCGGCTCGTCGCGCTCGCCAAGGCGGGCGCGACGGTGATCTTCCACCGCGCGCTGCCCGAGGACGTGCCGGGCCTCGCCGACCTGGAGGGCCGCCGCGCGAAGCTCGCCGCGCTGCTGGGCGAGATCCGTCGCGCCGGGCGCCGCACCGCCGTGGGGACGGAGCACCGCCTGGGCTGGGGGCGCTTCCTCGTCGCCGACGACGTCGACCGCGCGCTCGCGACCACGGGCGCGCGCCGCGAGCCGGCCGCCGACCTGGGCCTGCGCGTCCTGCGCCGCAGCCACGACGAGGGCAAGCACCTGTTCGTCGCCAACCTGGGCAAGGAGGCCGTCGACGGCTGGGTGCCCGTCGCGGACGCCGCGGCCTCGGCCGTCGTGCTCGACCCACACGACGGCGCCCGCGGGATCGCGAGCCTGCGCCGCGGCCGCACCACGGCCGTGCGCCTGCGCCTGGAGCCGGGCGAGTCGGTCTTCCTGCGCACGTTCGCCCGCCGCCGGGTGCACGGTCGCCGCTGGGCGGTCGCGCAGGACGCCGGACGGGCGATCGCGCTGGACGGCCCGTGGGAGCTGCGCTTCCTGGGCCGCGACGGCCGCGTCTCCGCGCCGCGGCGCCTGGACGCCCTGCGATCGTGGACGGAGCTCGGCCCCGACGCCGAGGGCTTCTCGGGCACCGCGCGCTACACGCTGCGCTTCGCCCTGCCGCGCGGCGCCCGCGCGGACGAGTGGGCGCTGGACCTGGGCGACGTCCGCGAGTCCGCGCGGGTCCGGCTGAACGGCCGCGAGCTCGAGACGGCGTGGAGCCTGCCGTTCGCGGTGCCCGCCGGCGACGCGCTGCGGAAGGGCCCCAACGTCCTCGAGATCGAGGTGACGAACCTGGCGGCGAACGAGGTCCGCGCGATGTCGCAGCGCGGCGAGGTCGACTGGACCCGCTACTACATCGTGAACATCACCTACGAGACGTTCGACCCGAAGGTCTGGCCGCCCGAGGCGTCGGGGCTGCTCGGCCCGGTGCGCCTGGTGCCGCAGCGCGTGCCGGGCGGGCCGTTCGCCTGA